From Gopherus flavomarginatus isolate rGopFla2 chromosome 7, rGopFla2.mat.asm, whole genome shotgun sequence, the proteins below share one genomic window:
- the TADA1 gene encoding transcriptional adapter 1 encodes MATYVSELEVAKKNLSEALGENVKQYWANLKLWFKQKISKEEFDLEARRLLTQDNVHSHNDFLLAILTRCQILVSAPEGPGPLPWTGGSATKPGKPKGKKKFSSVRQKFDHRFQPQNPLSGAQQFVAKDPQEDDDLKLCSHTMMLPTRGQLEGRMIVTAYEHGLDNVTEEAVTAIVYAVQNHLKDILASVVSRRKAYRLRDGHFKYAFGSNVNPQPYLKNSVVAYNNLIECPPTCVAPSAGQNLASHPAPDDAEQQAALLLACSGNTLPATLPPVNMYDLFEALQVHREVVPAHTVYALNIERIITKLWHPNHEELQQDKIHRQRLAAKEGLLLC; translated from the exons ATGGCGACGTACGTGAGCGAGCTGGAGGTGGCCAAGAAGAACCTGAGCGAGGCGCTGGGCGAGAACGTGAAGCA ATACTGGGCGAACTTGAAACTTTGGTTCAAGCAAAAGATCAGTAAAGAAGAGTTTGATCTGGAAGCTCGCAGACTCCTCACCCAAGATAACG TCCATTCTCACAATGATTTCCTCCTGGCTATTCTCACTCGATGCCAAATCCTGGTTTCTGCACCAG AGGGTCCTGGGCCTCTGCCATGGACGGGTGGCTCTGCAACTAAACCTGGAAAACCCAAAGGAAAGAAGAAGTTTTCTTCGGTTCGGCAGAAGTTCGAT cacCGATTCCAGCCTCAGAATCCATTGTCTGGAGCCCAGCAGTTTGTGGCAAAGGATCCTCAAGAAGATGATGATTTGAAGTTGTGTTCCCATACAATGATGCTTCCCACACGGGGCCAGCTAGAAGGAAGGATGATAGTGACTGCATATGAGCACGGGCTGGACAATGTCACCGAAGAGGCAGTGACGGCTATTGTCTATGCTGTGCAG AATCACCTTAAGGATATCCTGGCATCTGTAGTATCCAGGAGGAAAGCCTATCGCCTGAGAGATGGTCATTTCAAATACGCCTTCGGAAGCAATGTTAACCCACAGCCTTACCTGAAGAACAGTGTTGTTGCCTATAATAATCTAATTGAATG TCCTCCTACCTGCGTGGCACCTTCTGCAGGTCAGAATCTAGCCTCCCACCCCGCTCCTGATGATGCTGAGCAGCAGGCGGCTCTCCTCTTAGCATGTTCTGGGAATACTTTACCAGCTACTCTCCCTCCTGTGAACATGTATGACCTTTTTGAGGCATTACAG gtgcACAGGGAAGTTGTTCCAGCACACACTGTCTACGCTCTAAACATTGAGAGAATCATCACGAAACTTTGGCATCCAAACCACGAGGAGCTGCAGCAAGACAAAATCCATCGCCAGCGCTTGGCAGCCAAGGAAGGACTGCTGCTGTGCTAA